A section of the Bacillus pumilus genome encodes:
- the ychF gene encoding redox-regulated ATPase YchF has translation MALTAGIVGLPNVGKSTLFNAITQAGAESANYPFCTIDPNVGIVEVPDERLQKLTELVQPKKTVPTAFEFTDIAGIVKGASKGEGLGNKFLSHIRQVDAICHVVRAFADDNITHVSGKVDPVSDIETINLELILADLETVEKRLARVSKLAKQKDKEAVAEFDILSKLMHAFEAGKSARSVEFTEEQQKLVKQLHLLTSKPVLYVANVSEDEVADHDGNEYVQQIREFASGENAEVIVVCAKIESEIAELEGEEKQMFLEELGIKESGLDQLIQASYSLLGLATYFTAGEQEVRAWTFKKGMKAPECAGIIHTDFERGFIRAETVAYEDLLAGGSMSAAKEAGKVRLEGKEYVVKDGDVIHFRFNV, from the coding sequence ATGGCTTTAACAGCTGGTATTGTTGGCTTACCTAACGTCGGGAAGTCAACGCTATTTAATGCAATTACACAGGCTGGAGCGGAGTCTGCTAACTATCCGTTTTGTACCATTGATCCAAACGTCGGAATTGTAGAAGTTCCAGACGAGCGTTTGCAAAAACTAACAGAATTGGTGCAGCCGAAAAAGACAGTTCCGACTGCTTTTGAATTCACTGATATTGCCGGTATTGTCAAAGGGGCTTCAAAAGGTGAAGGTTTAGGGAATAAATTCCTTTCGCACATTCGTCAAGTAGATGCAATCTGTCACGTGGTGAGAGCTTTTGCTGATGATAACATCACGCACGTATCAGGTAAGGTTGACCCTGTGTCAGATATCGAAACCATTAATTTAGAGTTGATTTTGGCTGATTTAGAAACAGTTGAAAAACGTTTGGCTCGTGTGAGTAAGCTTGCAAAACAAAAGGATAAGGAAGCGGTAGCTGAATTTGATATTTTGTCGAAGCTAATGCATGCATTTGAAGCTGGGAAATCGGCAAGATCTGTAGAATTTACAGAGGAGCAACAGAAACTTGTGAAACAGCTTCATTTACTCACATCTAAACCAGTTCTTTATGTAGCAAATGTGAGTGAGGACGAAGTAGCAGATCATGACGGCAACGAGTATGTGCAGCAAATCCGTGAGTTTGCTTCCGGTGAAAATGCTGAAGTCATCGTCGTATGTGCGAAGATCGAGTCTGAAATTGCAGAGCTTGAAGGGGAAGAGAAACAGATGTTCCTTGAAGAGCTTGGCATTAAAGAGTCAGGTCTAGATCAGCTGATTCAAGCATCTTATTCACTTCTTGGTTTAGCTACTTATTTCACAGCAGGTGAGCAGGAAGTACGCGCTTGGACGTTTAAAAAGGGAATGAAGGCGCCGGAATGTGCTGGAATCATTCATACAGACTTTGAGCGTGGGTTCATTCGTGCTGAAACGGTTGCATATGAAGATTTACTTGCTGGCGGGAGCATGTCTGCTGCAAAAGAGGCTGGAAAAGTCCGTCTAGAAGGTAAAGAATATGTAGTGAAAGATGGAGACGTTATTCATTTCCGTTTTAATGTATAG
- a CDS encoding phage hydrolase, giving the protein MVNRKDRLTDKEYKIISDHAGNIDHYQQHHTIEIGQQTLTVHDFLKVDHQLYGLTMQPEKADEFIVAFHCPMPNQMPVTSPQDVHTAAQSLLKTDYAYPIQRKSLDSNQDHVFYKGKEYIEQISQKHPNAGIYLTGQALAGAVCAYVATEQPAVKKAITFDSPNIWSSLAPSIQEKAQQGDYTRVLTEYIQPSHYVGLLNRHDHGVGQVKYTVPPQRQGAVQESVKYKQREIDTFLKSAFASMNIEWNESFDTNAFLALISGSLKENGYSFHKDGSARILDEQLDHNTSFTAMLLQEIHSGRAYAQSGLEIIIKSHLLKNSSYDLQSVIDHEVHTIFDKIDGIDESVKDAVQHVKQELKGLVGFGHYDLLSPSDVEALVEEVRMEQPHSSFYSHEKQLNALYTLRDYEQELSTLSRHMYTMGDDYAKADRRLAMQMGIH; this is encoded by the coding sequence ATGGTCAATCGAAAGGATAGATTAACTGATAAAGAATATAAAATCATATCCGATCATGCTGGAAACATAGATCATTACCAGCAGCACCATACGATAGAAATAGGTCAACAAACGCTCACTGTCCATGATTTTCTCAAGGTCGATCATCAATTATATGGTTTAACGATGCAGCCGGAGAAAGCAGATGAGTTCATCGTCGCTTTTCACTGTCCAATGCCAAATCAAATGCCGGTGACCTCGCCACAAGATGTACACACCGCGGCACAGTCATTGCTTAAAACAGATTATGCCTATCCCATTCAAAGGAAGTCCCTTGATAGCAATCAAGATCATGTCTTTTATAAAGGGAAGGAGTACATAGAGCAAATCAGTCAGAAGCACCCCAATGCAGGTATTTATCTCACTGGACAAGCCCTTGCCGGTGCTGTTTGTGCTTATGTTGCAACAGAACAACCAGCTGTCAAAAAAGCCATCACCTTTGATAGCCCCAATATTTGGAGCAGTCTGGCGCCTTCGATTCAGGAGAAAGCGCAGCAAGGTGATTATACACGGGTCTTGACTGAATATATTCAACCTAGTCATTATGTAGGTTTACTCAATCGTCATGATCATGGAGTTGGTCAAGTTAAGTACACCGTACCGCCACAGCGACAAGGCGCCGTCCAAGAATCGGTTAAATATAAACAAAGAGAAATTGACACCTTTTTAAAATCAGCTTTTGCGTCTATGAATATAGAATGGAACGAATCCTTTGATACAAATGCTTTTTTAGCTCTAATTTCTGGGAGCTTAAAAGAAAATGGATATTCATTCCACAAAGATGGATCTGCCCGGATTTTAGATGAACAACTTGATCATAATACAAGTTTTACAGCCATGCTGTTGCAAGAAATCCATTCTGGACGTGCATATGCACAAAGCGGTCTAGAAATTATCATAAAATCCCATTTACTGAAAAATTCATCCTACGATCTCCAAAGTGTGATTGATCATGAAGTACACACTATATTTGATAAAATTGATGGGATCGATGAAAGTGTAAAAGACGCCGTCCAGCATGTAAAACAAGAGCTCAAAGGACTCGTCGGCTTTGGTCACTATGATTTATTAAGTCCAAGTGATGTGGAAGCACTAGTAGAAGAAGTGAGGATGGAACAACCTCATTCCTCCTTTTATTCACATGAAAAACAACTGAATGCCCTGTATACCTTGAGAGATTACGAACAAGAACTTTCTACCCTTTCAAGACATATGTACACAATGGGTGATGATTACGCCAAGGCAGATAGGCGCCTTGCGATGCAAATGGGTATTCATTAA
- the ssbA gene encoding single-stranded DNA-binding protein SsbA has product MLNRVVLVGRLTKDPELRYTPNGAAVATFTLAVNRTFTNQSGEREADFINCVTWRRQAENVANFLKKGSLAGVDGRLQTRNYENQQGQRVFVTEVQAESVQFLEPKSGGAGSGGYSGGGNSGGQYYGGSQNDQNPFGNEPSQNPYGNQSNQQNRNQGNSFNDDPFANDGKPIDISDDDLPF; this is encoded by the coding sequence ATGCTAAACCGTGTTGTATTGGTCGGAAGACTAACAAAAGACCCTGAGCTTCGCTACACGCCTAATGGTGCGGCTGTAGCCACGTTTACTCTAGCTGTGAATCGTACGTTTACGAATCAATCTGGAGAGCGTGAAGCCGATTTCATTAACTGTGTTACTTGGAGAAGACAAGCCGAGAATGTGGCTAATTTCTTGAAAAAAGGAAGTCTTGCCGGTGTAGACGGTCGTTTGCAGACAAGAAACTATGAAAATCAGCAAGGACAGCGTGTCTTCGTGACAGAGGTTCAAGCTGAGAGTGTTCAATTTCTTGAGCCTAAGAGCGGCGGTGCTGGTTCAGGTGGATACAGCGGCGGTGGCAATAGCGGAGGCCAGTATTATGGCGGTAGCCAAAACGATCAGAATCCATTTGGAAATGAACCAAGTCAAAATCCATATGGCAATCAAAGCAACCAACAAAATCGTAATCAGGGAAATAGCTTCAATGATGACCCATTTGCGAATGACGGTAAACCGATTGACATCTCCGATGATGATTTG
- a CDS encoding DUF951 domain-containing protein, with product MADKAFGLHDVVEMKKPHPCGVNRWKVIRLGMDIRIKCEGCGHSVMIPRRDFERKMKKILVKHEEPTA from the coding sequence ATGGCAGACAAAGCGTTTGGGTTACATGACGTCGTTGAAATGAAGAAACCCCATCCATGTGGTGTCAATCGGTGGAAAGTGATTCGATTGGGCATGGATATTCGCATTAAATGTGAAGGCTGCGGGCATAGCGTCATGATTCCCAGAAGAGACTTTGAACGAAAAATGAAGAAAATTCTCGTCAAGCATGAGGAGCCAACTGCTTAA
- the rpsF gene encoding 30S ribosomal protein S6: MRKYEVMYIIRPTVDDEAKKAVIERFNNVLTSNGAEITGTKDWGKRRLAYEINDFREGFYQIVNVQSDAAAVQEFDRLAKISDDIIRHIVVKEEV; the protein is encoded by the coding sequence ATGAGAAAGTACGAAGTTATGTACATCATCCGCCCAACAGTTGACGATGAGGCTAAAAAAGCAGTTATCGAGCGTTTCAATAACGTGTTAACTTCTAACGGTGCGGAGATCACTGGAACAAAGGATTGGGGTAAACGTCGTCTTGCATACGAAATCAACGATTTCCGTGAAGGCTTCTACCAAATCGTAAATGTTCAATCTGACGCTGCAGCAGTTCAAGAATTTGACCGCTTAGCTAAGATCAGTGACGATATCATTCGCCACATTGTTGTTAAAGAAGAAGTATAA